From the Stigmatopora argus isolate UIUO_Sarg chromosome 12, RoL_Sarg_1.0, whole genome shotgun sequence genome, the window GGAGCGGTCAGAGTCCGGTTCAAATCcgagggggggaaaaacgggtCTCTCACCTATCGTCTCGTCGTACTCTGAACTCTCCCACGTCTCGGAGGGGTCTGTCCTCGGACCCCCAGCCGGGCACCGCTGCCGGCGGCGCCCCGCCTCCTCGTGGACCCGCCCCTACCCGGGGTCCCGCCCCACCCGGGAAGGCGTGTCCCGGTCTCCAGGGCTCGTCCCCTCGCCCGTGGAAGTCCTGACTCGTGTCAAAGTCCTGCGCTGCGTGCTGGTTGTCCCCCCAGTAATGCTCGTGCCCCCCCGCGCCCTGGTGGTCCAGAGGTCCTATATGGTGATTGGGGGCTGGCCCCCGGGCATCTGAAGGAGAACCagacaatgttaaaaaaatgaaaaatgaaatctcAGATTTAGTTcaccattaattttttttcccgattTGCCGAACAAATTTAacctttatagggcactcattggctgccattgacggaactcgacctctaatccattttgacagcagACCAGGGCAGTTATtttgtgaacagaaaaaaaaaatcaccaaatccCCCAGCTGGGCTCACCTTTGCTGTTGGGTCCCTGCTGACCCCTGCTGTGTATGGGGGCCCCAGGGTTCTGTGCCTGCTAGGACCAAAACACAAGTCAGAATGTTGACGTGGAGTCGGCACACGTGACGACACTCACCTGGTGCTGCATGAATGGGGGCCCCTGCATGTTACCCGGAGGCCCGTGCATCCCTCCCATTCCAAAATTGTTATGCGTCCTGGGCGGCATGCCCATCATTCCCCCCTGAGGTCCCATCATATTTCCTTGAGGCGCCATCATGCCCCCCTGAGGCGGCGGCCCTTGTAGGTCCCGGGGCCCCATTCCTCTGGGCGGAGGCCCCATCATCCCCGCGTGCTGAGCCGGCATTCCTCTGGGACCGGGCCCCATGTTGGGAGGTCCCTGTCCCAAGTTCCTGGAGGAGCCGGGGTGTCTCTGCATGTCGGGGGGACCCATCATGCCCTGAGGGTGCCCGGAAGAAGCGCTCATCTGGCCGGGAGGCATAAAGGAAGGTCCCATGGGCGGGGGGCCCATGTTGTTGGGCTGCGGAGGAAAATTCGGCGGCCCCGCGGGGCCCGGGAAGCCCGACGCGGGGCCCACTCCCGGTGGCATGCCCTCGGAACTGCCGGGGTTCATACGGTCCATGCGATCCATCTTCATCTGTTGATAGAAATCAGCAACCAATCAGAATGTGCGGCGCCCACCCCCGGGCCCCCCAGTGACTCACCTCCAGCATCCCTGGGTTGGTGTACTGCATCGCCGCCATTTCCTGATCAAAATCGGCTTGATTTCGCTTTTTCATATCCCCTTTGGGCTCGGCCTTGCGCTCTTTGTGGCCGTCGCCAGAAGGGGGCATCGCGGGAACTTTATTGTCCGCCCAAGCCTGTGGAGAAAGGGACAAAGACCAAGTAGGTGTAACTTTGACGTATTAACCCTTGATTAGGGCACTCGGGAGCCATGCCGGTAACAACTCAAAGGAAGGAAGAGGACGAAGGAGCCCTGGCTGACCTGTTGGAATTGAGGGGGGATGGGTTTGGCGTAGGGGACTTTCTTCTGGGGGACCCTCTTGTTGTCCTTTCCCATCACCTCGTCCATGCCCCAGTCCAGGCCCGGGATGGACATCTCATCCTGGGCTTCTTCCTTAACTGCAGGCAAAACCACGGTGGGTGACGGCGATTCGGCCGTTATCACGCCGAGGGCCTTCTCCGACTTACGAGTCTGCTCCTGCTCCATGGCCATCTTTAGCTGCTCGGGAATGCCCATTCCGGGGATGGCGGCCATGCTGTTGGGCTCCATGTCGTCTGGCGAAATAGAGACAAATGCGCTTTTAGACGACATCTCTACGTGGTTGCTCAGGGTGTGTCGAGTATCAATAATCCTTTTATTTATTAGGTAAAAATGACTGACCGTATTCCATGCCGTCCTCCGACATGCCAGGGAGAAGGTTCAGGTTGTAGCGGTCCCTCATTTTGTCTCCGGGACGATTCCTGGTCCAGAATTTGCTAGGGAAATACAACAGGTCACGGGGTTACACGTGTACGTCGGCACCGGGTCGGAGCACCGTGGCGAGCGAGCCGTTACCTGGTGTGGTCGTTGGAGCCCGAGCAGAGGATGTGGCCGAGGGGGTGCCAGGCCAAGCTCCAGATCATGCCCTCGTGAGCCATCTCCATGCCACCCACTTCCTTCTCCACCCTGACGAGGGAGCGCACGCATTTAGATTTTAGCGATGAAAGCGAGACGGGGCTTCTCTGGCGTCTTTCCTACCCGACGTTCCAGAAGAGCAAAGAGCCATCGGAACCTCCACTGGCAAACAGGCCTTCGTGAATAGGGTGCCAGGCCACGgctgaaatcaacaggaaacacAAAAGTGCCTTagggttgtgatttttttccaaaccaatTACAACAGTCAAATTGATGTTGTTTTCCCATttacattttcaattaaaaacaaaaaggtcaCAGCGGCtataatgattttttaatttctgttttacaatttaaaaggaaaaaatatatagtcattcttttctatatttttatttattttttctcgtttcatttacattttaatgaaatgaaatgggagatattgttttgatttttctaaTTATAAAAGGGACAATTGCACaattattcactttttattccgGTATATATTTTTCGGGTTTCATGTATTTAACGTTTTAATTAAAAGGGCAAaatattcttcttttttccaAGAACAAAAGAAAACTAGAAATTATTCTTTtaggttttaatttaaaaaatactcttcattttacttttaaaaatttaatattCTCTCAAATTGAAGactaagaaaaatgtaaattaattagTTATTTTAGTGAAAAACATGAAGTGGACACGAGCCACACAAACATTGAGTTTGAC encodes:
- the wdr33 gene encoding pre-mRNA 3' end processing protein WDR33 isoform X2, translated to MATDVSSPQRFFHMPRFQHQAPRQVFYKRPDFAQQQAMQQLTFDGKRMRKAVNRKTIDYNPSVIRYLQNRQWQRDHRDLRAIQPNAGCYNDLVPPIGMLNNPMNAVTTKFVRTSTNKVKCPVFVIRWTPEGRRLVTGASSGEFTLWNGLTFNFETILQAHDSPVRAMTWSHNDMWMLTADHGGYVKYWQSNMNNVKMFQAHKEAVREASFSPTDSKFATCSDDGTVRIWDFQRCHEERILRGHGADVKCVDWHPSKGLVVSGSKDSQQPIKFWDPKTGQSLATLHAHKNTVMEVKWNSNGNWLLTASRDHLCKLFDIRNMKEELQVFRGHKKEATAVAWHPIHEGLFASGGSDGSLLFWNVGVEKEVGGMEMAHEGMIWSLAWHPLGHILCSGSNDHTSKFWTRNRPGDKMRDRYNLNLLPGMSEDGMEYDDMEPNSMAAIPGMGIPEQLKMAMEQEQTLKEEAQDEMSIPGLDWGMDEVMGKDNKRVPQKKVPYAKPIPPQFQQAWADNKVPAMPPSGDGHKERKAEPKGDMKKRNQADFDQEMAAMQYTNPGMLEMKMDRMDRMNPGSSEGMPPGVGPASGFPGPAGPPNFPPQPNNMGPPPMGPSFMPPGQMSASSGHPQGMMGPPDMQRHPGSSRNLGQGPPNMGPGPRGMPAQHAGMMGPPPRGMGPRDLQGPPPQGGMMAPQGNMMGPQGGMMGMPPRTHNNFGMGGMHGPPGNMQGPPFMQHQAQNPGAPIHSRGQQGPNSKDARGPAPNHHIGPLDHQGAGGHEHYWGDNQHAAQDFDTSQDFHGRGDEPWRPGHAFPGGAGPRVGAGPRGGGAPPAAVPGWGSEDRPLRDVGEFRVRRDDRFRGGPGRPGNRGYPEDYVGQEEGFDTPEDARAWDAGARSRPRGGGLPRGGPDVYRDEPSYHDGTSTAGRERSLSLQGMDMASLPPRKRPWQDGPGIADLRERDGPVVEAVRPPHRDDGYGPPGRGARSSWPGHRRGGPPMRGVPRGGGRGR
- the wdr33 gene encoding pre-mRNA 3' end processing protein WDR33 isoform X1, with the protein product MATDVSSPQRFFHMPRFQHQAPRQVFYKRPDFAQQQAMQQLTFDGKRMRKAVNRKTIDYNPSVIRYLQNRQWQRDHRDLRAIQPNAGCYNDLVPPIGMLNNPMNAVTTKFVRTSTNKVKCPVFVIRWTPEGRRLVTGASSGEFTLWNGLTFNFETILQAHDSPVRAMTWSHNDMWMLTADHGGYVKYWQSNMNNVKMFQAHKEAVREASFSPTDSKFATCSDDGTVRIWDFQRCHEERILRGHGADVKCVDWHPSKGLVVSGSKDSQQPIKFWDPKTGQSLATLHAHKNTVMEVKWNSNGNWLLTASRDHLCKLFDIRNMKEELQVFRGHKKEATAVAWHPIHEGLFASGGSDGSLLFWNVGVEKEVGGMEMAHEGMIWSLAWHPLGHILCSGSNDHTSKFWTRNRPGDKMRDRYNLNLLPGMSEDGMEYDDMEPNSMAAIPGMGIPEQLKMAMEQEQTLKEEAQDEMSIPGLDWGMDEVMGKDNKRVPQKKVPYAKPIPPQFQQAWADNKVPAMPPSGDGHKERKAEPKGDMKKRNQADFDQEMAAMQYTNPGMLEMKMDRMDRMNPGSSEGMPPGVGPASGFPGPAGPPNFPPQPNNMGPPPMGPSFMPPGQMSASSGHPQGMMGPPDMQRHPGSSRNLGQGPPNMGPGPRGMPAQHAGMMGPPPRGMGPRDLQGPPPQGGMMAPQGNMMGPQGGMMGMPPRTHNNFGMGGMHGPPGNMQGPPFMQHQQAQNPGAPIHSRGQQGPNSKDARGPAPNHHIGPLDHQGAGGHEHYWGDNQHAAQDFDTSQDFHGRGDEPWRPGHAFPGGAGPRVGAGPRGGGAPPAAVPGWGSEDRPLRDVGEFRVRRDDRFRGGPGRPGNRGYPEDYVGQEEGFDTPEDARAWDAGARSRPRGGGLPRGGPDVYRDEPSYHDGTSTAGRERSLSLQGMDMASLPPRKRPWQDGPGIADLRERDGPVVEAVRPPHRDDGYGPPGRGARSSWPGHRRGGPPMRGVPRGGGRGR